In Mus musculus strain C57BL/6J chromosome 1, GRCm38.p6 C57BL/6J, a single genomic region encodes these proteins:
- the Atp2b4 gene encoding plasma membrane calcium-transporting ATPase 4 isoform X7 produces the protein MSVLTVVILILYFVVDNFVIQRREWLPECTPVYIQYFVKFFIIGVTVLVVAVPEGLPLAVTISLAYSVKKMMKDNNLVRHLDACETMGNATAICSDKTGTLTMNRMTVVQAYIGGTHYRQIPQPDVFPPKVLELIVNGISINCAYTSKIQPPEKEGGLPRQVGNKTECGLLGFVTDLKQDYQAVRNEVPEEKLFKVYTFNSVRKSMSTVIRKPEGGFRMFSKGASEIMLRRCDRILNKEGEIKSFRSKDRDNMVRNVIEPMASEGLRTICLAYRDFDGTEPSWDIEGEILTSLICIAVVGIEDPVRPEVPDAIAKCKRAGITVRMVTGDNVNTARAIATKCGILTPKDDFLCLEGKEFNSLIRNEKGEVEQEKLDKIWPKLRVLARSSPTDKHTLVKGIIDSTAGEQRQVVAVTGDGTNDGPALKKADVGFAMGIAGTDVAKEASDIILTDDNFTSIVKAVMWGRNVYDSISKFLQFQLTVNVVAVIVAFTGACITQDSPLKAVQMLWVNLIMDTFASLALATEPPTESLLRRRPYGRNKPLISRTMMKNILGHAVYQLLIVFLLVFAGDTLFDIDSGRKAPLNSPPSQHYTIVFNTFVLMQLFNEINARKIHGEKNVFAGVYRNIIFCTVVLGTFFCQIMIVELGGKPFSCTSLTMEQWMWCLFIGIGELLWGQVISAIPTKSLKFLKEAGHGSDKEDISRDTEGMDEIDLAEMELRRGQILWVRGLNRIQTQIRVVKLFHNNHEVAHKPKNRSSIHTFMTQPEYPADDELSQSFLDIQEGNPELVSKAGTSVLLLDGEAASHDNINNNAVDCHQVQIVASHSDSPLPSLETPV, from the exons ATGTCTGTCCTCACAGTTGTCATCTTGATTCTGTACTTTGTGGTTGACAATTTCGTGATCCAGCGCCGAGAATGGCTTCCTGAGTGCACTCCTGTCTATATCCAGTATTTTGTCAAGTTCTTCATCATCGGAGTCACTGTATTGGTAGTGGCTGTGCCAGAGGGGCTGCCACTGGCTGTCACCATCTCACTAGCCTACTCTGTAAAG AAAATGATGAAGGACAACAACTTGGTACGGCACTTGGATGCTTGTGAGACAATGGGCAATGCCACAGCCATTTGCTCCGATAAGACAGGCACACTGACCATGAACCGCATGACCGTGGTGCAAGCTTACATCGGGGGCACTCACTACCGCCAGATCCCACAGCCCGACGTCTTCCCACCCAAGGTTCTGGAGCTCATCGTCAATGGCATCTCTATCAACTGTGCTTACACGTCTAAGATTCAG cCTCCAGAAAAGGAGGGAGGCCTACCCCGACAAGTAGGCAACAAGACAGAGTGTGGGCTGCTGGGCTTTGTCACAGACCTGAAGCAGGACTACCAAGCAGTTCGCAATGAGGTGCCTGAGGAGAAGCTCTTTAAGGTGTACACCTTCAACTCAGTGCGCAAGTCCATGAGCACTGTCATCAGGAAGCCGGAAGGGGGCTTCCGCATGTTCAGCAAGGGCGCCTCTGAGATAATGCTGCGCAG GTGTGATCGAATCCTGAACAAGGAAGGAGAAATCAAATCGTTCAGAAGTAAGGACCGAGATAATATGGTACGCAATGTCATTGAGCCCATGGCCAGTGAAGGGCTCCGGACTATCTGCTTAGCTTACCGAGATTTTGATGGCACAGAGCCCTCGTGGGACATTGAGGGTGAAATCCTCACTTCGCTGATCTGCATTGCAGTGGTGGGCATTGAGGATCCTGTGCGCCCGGAG GTACCAGATGCAATTGCCAAATGCAAACGGGCTGGCATTACTGTGAGGATGGTGACAGGTGATAATGTCAACACAGCCCGGGCCATTGCCACCAAATGTGGCATTCTGACTCCTAAAGATGACTTCTTGTGCCTGGAAGGCAAAGAATTCAACAGTCTTATCCGAAATGAGAAGGGTGAG GTTGAACAAGAAAAGCTGGACAAGATCTGGCCCAAGCTTCGGGTACTGGCACGATCTTCTCCCACAGACAAGCACACATTGGTGAAAG GTATCATTGACAGCACTGCTGGGGAACAGCGGCAGGTAGTGGCTGTCACCGGTGATGGAACAAATGATGGACCTGCTCTGAAGAAAGCAGATGTCGGGTTTGCTATG GGCATCGCAGGCACAGATGTGGCTAAGGAGGCGTCAGACATCATCCTGACCGATGACAACTTCACCAGCATTGTGAAGGCAGTGATGTGGGGACGGAATGTGTATGACAGCATTTCCAAGTTCCTACAGTTCCAGCTCACTGTCAATGTGGTGGCCGTGATTGTGGCTTTCACTGGAGCCTGCATCACTCAG GATTCCCCACTGAAAGCGGTGCAGATGTTGTGGGTTAACCTGATTATGGACACGTTTGCTTCCCTGGCCCTGGCCACAGAGCCCCCCACCGAGTCTCTGTTGAGGCGGCGCCCCTATGGGCGAAACAAGCCTCTGATCTCCCGCACTATGATGAAGAACATCTTGGGCCATGCTGTGTATCAGCTCCTAATCGTCTTCCTCCTCGTCTTTGCTG GCGACACACTGTTCGACATTGACAGTGGGAGGAAGGCACCTCTCAATTCGCCACCCAGCCAGCACTACACCATTGTTTTCAACACGTTTGTGCTGATGCAACTCTTCAACGAAATCAACGCTCGGAAGATCCACGGTGAGAAGAACGTGTTTGCAGGCGTCTACCGCAACATCATTTTCTGCACTGTAGTTTTGGGCACATTCTTCTGCCAG ATCATGATTGTTGAACTGGGAGGGAAGCCCTTCAGCTGCACAAGCCTGACCATGGAGCAGTGGATGTGGTGTCTCTTTATAGGGATTGGAGAACTTTTGTGGGGTCAG GTCATCTCTGCAATACCTACCAAGTCTCTGAAGTTCCTGAAGGAGGCTGGCCACGGCAGTGACAAAGAGGACATCAGCAGGGATACTGAGGGAATGGACGAGATTGACCTTGCCGAGATGGAGCTTCGCCGAGGCCAGATCCTCTGGGTCCGTGGCCTGAACCGGATTCAGACTCAG ATCAGAGTCGTCAAACTGTTCCATAATAACCATGAAGTTGCTCATAAACCCAAGAATCGTAGCTCCATCCACACCTTCATGACCCAACCTGAATACCCCGCAGATGATGAATTGTCACAATCCTTCCTGGATATCCAAGAGGGCAATCCTGAATTGGTTTCTAAGGCGGGGACGAGTGTGCTCCTGTTGGATGGTGAAGCTGCTTCGCACGACAACATAAATAACAACGCCGTGGACTGCCACCAAGTGCAAATCGTTGCCTCCCATTCTGACAGCCCTCTGCCAAGCCTGGAGACACCGGTCTGA
- the Atp2b4 gene encoding plasma membrane calcium-transporting ATPase 4 isoform X8: protein MSVLTVVILILYFVVDNFVIQRREWLPECTPVYIQYFVKFFIIGVTVLVVAVPEGLPLAVTISLAYSVKKMMKDNNLVRHLDACETMGNATAICSDKTGTLTMNRMTVVQAYIGGTHYRQIPQPDVFPPKVLELIVNGISINCAYTSKIQPPEKEGGLPRQVGNKTECGLLGFVTDLKQDYQAVRNEVPEEKLFKVYTFNSVRKSMSTVIRKPEGGFRMFSKGASEIMLRRCDRILNKEGEIKSFRSKDRDNMVRNVIEPMASEGLRTICLAYRDFDGTEPSWDIEGEILTSLICIAVVGIEDPVRPEVPDAIAKCKRAGITVRMVTGDNVNTARAIATKCGILTPKDDFLCLEGKEFNSLIRNEKGEVEQEKLDKIWPKLRVLARSSPTDKHTLVKGIIDSTAGEQRQVVAVTGDGTNDGPALKKADVGFAMGIAGTDVAKEASDIILTDDNFTSIVKAVMWGRNVYDSISKFLQFQLTVNVVAVIVAFTGACITQDSPLKAVQMLWVNLIMDTFASLALATEPPTESLLRRRPYGRNKPLISRTMMKNILGHAVYQLLIVFLLVFAGDTLFDIDSGRKAPLNSPPSQHYTIVFNTFVLMQLFNEINARKIHGEKNVFAGVYRNIIFCTVVLGTFFCQIMIVELGGKPFSCTSLTMEQWMWCLFIGIGELLWGQVISAIPTKSLKFLKEAGHGSDKEDISRDTEGMDEIDLAEMELRRGQILWVRGLNRIQTQIDVINKFQTEAPLKRVRENMTQHLDVKLVPSSYSAAVASLRTCPSISSAISSAVTSPPVGSE, encoded by the exons ATGTCTGTCCTCACAGTTGTCATCTTGATTCTGTACTTTGTGGTTGACAATTTCGTGATCCAGCGCCGAGAATGGCTTCCTGAGTGCACTCCTGTCTATATCCAGTATTTTGTCAAGTTCTTCATCATCGGAGTCACTGTATTGGTAGTGGCTGTGCCAGAGGGGCTGCCACTGGCTGTCACCATCTCACTAGCCTACTCTGTAAAG AAAATGATGAAGGACAACAACTTGGTACGGCACTTGGATGCTTGTGAGACAATGGGCAATGCCACAGCCATTTGCTCCGATAAGACAGGCACACTGACCATGAACCGCATGACCGTGGTGCAAGCTTACATCGGGGGCACTCACTACCGCCAGATCCCACAGCCCGACGTCTTCCCACCCAAGGTTCTGGAGCTCATCGTCAATGGCATCTCTATCAACTGTGCTTACACGTCTAAGATTCAG cCTCCAGAAAAGGAGGGAGGCCTACCCCGACAAGTAGGCAACAAGACAGAGTGTGGGCTGCTGGGCTTTGTCACAGACCTGAAGCAGGACTACCAAGCAGTTCGCAATGAGGTGCCTGAGGAGAAGCTCTTTAAGGTGTACACCTTCAACTCAGTGCGCAAGTCCATGAGCACTGTCATCAGGAAGCCGGAAGGGGGCTTCCGCATGTTCAGCAAGGGCGCCTCTGAGATAATGCTGCGCAG GTGTGATCGAATCCTGAACAAGGAAGGAGAAATCAAATCGTTCAGAAGTAAGGACCGAGATAATATGGTACGCAATGTCATTGAGCCCATGGCCAGTGAAGGGCTCCGGACTATCTGCTTAGCTTACCGAGATTTTGATGGCACAGAGCCCTCGTGGGACATTGAGGGTGAAATCCTCACTTCGCTGATCTGCATTGCAGTGGTGGGCATTGAGGATCCTGTGCGCCCGGAG GTACCAGATGCAATTGCCAAATGCAAACGGGCTGGCATTACTGTGAGGATGGTGACAGGTGATAATGTCAACACAGCCCGGGCCATTGCCACCAAATGTGGCATTCTGACTCCTAAAGATGACTTCTTGTGCCTGGAAGGCAAAGAATTCAACAGTCTTATCCGAAATGAGAAGGGTGAG GTTGAACAAGAAAAGCTGGACAAGATCTGGCCCAAGCTTCGGGTACTGGCACGATCTTCTCCCACAGACAAGCACACATTGGTGAAAG GTATCATTGACAGCACTGCTGGGGAACAGCGGCAGGTAGTGGCTGTCACCGGTGATGGAACAAATGATGGACCTGCTCTGAAGAAAGCAGATGTCGGGTTTGCTATG GGCATCGCAGGCACAGATGTGGCTAAGGAGGCGTCAGACATCATCCTGACCGATGACAACTTCACCAGCATTGTGAAGGCAGTGATGTGGGGACGGAATGTGTATGACAGCATTTCCAAGTTCCTACAGTTCCAGCTCACTGTCAATGTGGTGGCCGTGATTGTGGCTTTCACTGGAGCCTGCATCACTCAG GATTCCCCACTGAAAGCGGTGCAGATGTTGTGGGTTAACCTGATTATGGACACGTTTGCTTCCCTGGCCCTGGCCACAGAGCCCCCCACCGAGTCTCTGTTGAGGCGGCGCCCCTATGGGCGAAACAAGCCTCTGATCTCCCGCACTATGATGAAGAACATCTTGGGCCATGCTGTGTATCAGCTCCTAATCGTCTTCCTCCTCGTCTTTGCTG GCGACACACTGTTCGACATTGACAGTGGGAGGAAGGCACCTCTCAATTCGCCACCCAGCCAGCACTACACCATTGTTTTCAACACGTTTGTGCTGATGCAACTCTTCAACGAAATCAACGCTCGGAAGATCCACGGTGAGAAGAACGTGTTTGCAGGCGTCTACCGCAACATCATTTTCTGCACTGTAGTTTTGGGCACATTCTTCTGCCAG ATCATGATTGTTGAACTGGGAGGGAAGCCCTTCAGCTGCACAAGCCTGACCATGGAGCAGTGGATGTGGTGTCTCTTTATAGGGATTGGAGAACTTTTGTGGGGTCAG GTCATCTCTGCAATACCTACCAAGTCTCTGAAGTTCCTGAAGGAGGCTGGCCACGGCAGTGACAAAGAGGACATCAGCAGGGATACTGAGGGAATGGACGAGATTGACCTTGCCGAGATGGAGCTTCGCCGAGGCCAGATCCTCTGGGTCCGTGGCCTGAACCGGATTCAGACTCAG ATTGACGTAATTAACAAATTCCAGACGGAAGCCCCCTTAAAGAGAGTCCGAGAGAACATGACtcaacaccttgatgtaaaacTGGTTCCTAGCTCCTATTCCGCAGCAGTTGCATCACTCAGAACTTGCCCCTCCATCTCTTCTGCCATCTCTTCTGCAGTTACATCTCCTCCTGTGGGCAGTGAGTGA